The following proteins are co-located in the Pelecanus crispus isolate bPelCri1 chromosome 5, bPelCri1.pri, whole genome shotgun sequence genome:
- the ANKRD13C gene encoding ankyrin repeat domain-containing protein 13C produces MTGEKLRSLRRDHKPSKEDGDLLAPGEEEAAAAPGGIFTGGRGSSGKGGRAGGHRIFSNHRLPLKGGPAGGGTGPPAEPDKCPAHFPVHECVFKGDVRRLSALIRTQGIGQKDSHGNTPLHLAVMLGHKECAHLLLAHNAPVKVKNAQGWSPLAEAISYGDRQMITALLRKLKQQSRESVEEKRPRLLKALKELGDFYLELHWDFQSWVPLLSRILPSDACKIHKQGINIRLDTTLIDFTDMKCQRGDLSFIFNGDAAPSESFVVLDNEQKVYQRIHHEESEMETEEEVDILMSSDIYSATLSTKSITFTRAQTGWLFREDKTERVGNFLADFYLVNGLVLESRKRREHLSEEDILRNKAIMESLSKGGNLMEQNFEPVRRQSLTPPSPNTITWEEYISAENGKAPHLGRELVCKESKKTFKATIAMSQEFPLGIESLLNVLEVIAPFKHFNKLREFVQMKLPPGFPVKLDIPVFPTITATVTFQEFRYDEFDESIFTIPDDYKEDPSRFPDL; encoded by the exons ATGACCGGAGAGAAGCTGCGCTCGCTGCGCAGGGACCACAAGCCCAGCAAGGAGGACGGGGACCTGCTGGCGCCCGGCGAGGAGgaggcggccgccgcgcccggAGGCATCTTCACCGGGGGGCGCGGGAGCAGCGGCaagggcggccgggccgggggccaCCGCATCTTCAGCAACCACCGGCTGCCGCTGAagggggggccggcgggcggcgggacgGGCCCGCCCGCCGAGCCCGACAAGTGCCCGGCGCACTTCCCCGTGCACGAGTGCGTTTTCAAGGGGGACGTGAGGCGGCTCTCGGCCCTCATCCGCACCCAGGGCATCGGCCAGAAGGACAGTCACG gAAACACTCCTTTACATCTTGCTGTGATGTTGGGACATAAAG AATGTGCTCACTTGCTTTTAGCCCATAATGCTCCAGTAAAGGTGAAAAATGCTCAGGGATGGAGCCCTCTTGCAGAAGCCATCAGCTATGGAGACAGACAAATGA TTACAGCACTCCTAAGGAAGCTTAAACAGCAGTCCAGGGAAAGTGTTGAAGAAAAACGACCTCGATTATTAAAAGCCCTGAAAGAG CTAGGTGACTTCTATCTAGAGCTTCACTGGGATTTTCAAAGTTGGG TGCCTTTACTTTCCCGAATTCTGCCTTCTGATGCATGTAAAATACACAAACAAGGTATAAATATCAG GCTGGACACAACTCTCATAGACTTTACTGACATGAAGTGCCAACGAGGGGATTTaagcttcatttttaatggTGATGCCGCACCCTCTGAATCTTTTGTAGTTTTAGACAATGAACAAAAAGTTTACCAGCGAATACATCATGAG GAATCTGAGATGGAAACAGAAGAAGAGGTTGACATTTTGATGAGCAGTGATATTTACTCAGCAACATTATCAACCAAATCAATTACCTTCACACGTGCCCAAACGGGATGGCTTTTTCGAGAAGACAAAACA GAAAGAGTAGGAAACTTTTTAGCAGATTTCTACTTGGTTAATGGACTTGTATTAGAatcaaggaaaagaagagaacatCTCAGTGAGGAGGATATTCTTCGAAATAAAGCTATCATGGAGAGCCTGAGTAAAGGCGGCAACTTAATGGAACAAAATTTTGAG cctgtCAGACGGCAGTCACTTACTCCGCCATCACCCAATACAATTACATGGGAAGAGTACATATCTGCTGAAAATGGAAA AGCTCCTCATCTGGGTAGAGAGCTGGTctgcaaagaaagcaagaaaacctTTAAAGCTACGATAGCTATGAGCCAAGAATTTCCCTTAGGAATTGAATC ATTGTTGAATGTTTTAGAAGTAATTGCACCATTCAAGCACTTTAACAAACTTAGAGAATTTGTTCAAATGAAGCTTCCACCAGGCTTTCCTGTAAAATTAG ATATTCCTGTATTTCCCACCATCACAGCCACTGTGACTTTTCAGGAGTTCCGTTATGATGAATTTGATGAATCCATCTTCACTATTCCTGATGACTACAAGGAGGACCCCAGCCGTTTTCCTGATCTCTAA